The Zingiber officinale cultivar Zhangliang chromosome 10A, Zo_v1.1, whole genome shotgun sequence genome contains a region encoding:
- the LOC122027328 gene encoding rust resistance kinase Lr10-like translates to MASGSVVPALASVFGVIFFMVIVAVVFHCIDMLRSLAINVNTSSTTPSYPTITNDQIRNKTVEDFLNEIAREKPIGFTSQQLALFTGNYVTQLGAGGFGSVYKGELPNGVPVAVKVLRGNLDKGVEEQFMAEVGTMGRTYHINLVRLYGFCFDSATIALVYEYMEKGSLDKYLYDKDRRLNWETLHKVVIGTAKGIRYLHEECQQKIIHYDIKPGNILLDSNFNPKVADFGQAKLMDTVASHVTLTRNRGTYGYMAPEIWNNLPVTHKCDVYSFGMLLFDVVGRKWNRGAATGSSTESLRWFPKSVYQKFERGALREIISSCEIEEDNREEAERMCKVALWCVQMNADARPPMSKVVKMLEGEMEIVPVPMNDPFPYLIEVGPELDVWNEGGTTTGSSLRNYSATTPIMRRYEIEMEIRN, encoded by the exons ATGGCCAGTGGCAGCGTCGTGCCAG CACTGGCATCGGTGTTCGGCGTCATCTTCTTCATGGTCATCGTCGCGGTAGTCTTCCATTGCATCGACATGCTTCGCTCACTGGCGATCAACGTCAACACATCGTCGACGACTCCATCCTATCCTACGATTACCAACGATCAAATTAGGAATAAAACGGTGGAGGATTTCCTGAATGAAATAGCCAGAGAGAAGCCCATCGGATTCACTTCTCAGCAGCTTGCTCTCTTCACCGGCAATTACGTCACCCAGCTGGGAGCCGGCGGATTCGGATCAGTGTACAAAGGCGAATTACCCAACGGCGTGCCGGTGGCGGTCAAGGTCTTACGCGGGAATTTGGACAAAGGCGTCGAGGAGCAGTTCATGGCGGAAGTGGGCACGATGGGGAGAACCTACCACATCAATCTCGTCCGCCTCTACGGCTTCTGCTTCGATTCCGCCACAATAGCGCTCGTGTACGAGTACATGGAGAAGGGCTCTCTAGACAAATACTTGTACGATAAGGACCGAAGGCTGAATTGGGAGACGCTGCACAAGGTAGTCATAGGCACGGCCAAGGGAATCAGGTACCTGCACGAGGAGTGCCAACAGAAGATCATTCACTACGATATTAAGCCAGGGAACATCCTCCTCGACTCCAATTTCAACCCCAAAGTGGCTGATTTCGGACAAGCCAAGCTGATGGACACGGTGGCCAGCCATGTCACCTTGACCAGAAACAGGGGTACGTACGGCTACATGGCGCCGGAGATATGGAATAATTTGCCGGTGACGCACAAGTGCGATGTGTACAGTTTCGGGATGCTGTTGTTTGACGTAGTAGGGAGGAAGTGGAATCGCGGTGCTGCCACCGGCAGCAGCACTGAGAGTCTGCGGTGGTTTCCCAAGTCCGTGTATCAGAAATTCGAGCGCGGCGCATTGCGGGAGATCATATCCAGCTGTGAGATCGAGGAAGACAACAGAGAGGAGGCGGAGAGGATGTGCAAGGTGGCTTTGTGGTGCGTGCAGATGAATGCGGACGCGAGGCCTCCGATGAGCAAGGTGGTGAAGATGTTGGAAGGGGAGATGGAGATCGTTCCGGTGCCCATGAATGATCCATTTCCCTATTTGATCGAAGTAGGTCCGGAACTTGATGTGTGGAACGAAGGCGGCACCACCACCGGCTCGTCGTTGAGAAATTACAGTGCAACTACGCCCATCATGCGCAGATATGAGATTGAAATGGAAATTCGCAACTGA